The Aythya fuligula isolate bAytFul2 chromosome 1, bAytFul2.pri, whole genome shotgun sequence nucleotide sequence CCCCCTGGTGTATCCGCCCCTCCTCTCAGTTTTGTGCCATCTGCAGCCTTGCTGAGGTTACACTCTGCCCCATCACCCAGACcattaatgaagatattaaacaggacTGGACATGGTATTGACCCCCAGGACTCattactggcctccaactaggCTGCACCACTGACCATTACACTCTGTGTCCTGTCATTCAGCCTGTTTTCTATCTACCTCACTGTCTGCCCATCCAGCCCATACGTCACCAGCTTGTCTGTGAGGATCTTATGGAGCACAGCGTCAAACGCTTAACTGAAGTCTAGGCAGACTATATCCACTACATTCCCCTTATCTATCAGGCCAGTCACTTCATCATAGAAGCTTCTCAAGTTGGTCAAGCATGAGtttcccttggtgaatccatgctgactgctcCTGATGATGTTCTTGCCCTTCGTGTGCCTAGAAATGGTTCCAGGATGAGTGGCTCCAGCACCTTCCCCAGGATCAAGGTGAGGCTGACCGCCTCTAATTTCCAGCTTGGAATGGGCTGCTCTTGGGCCTGAAGAAGGTGATCCTTGAATACTAAACAGCTTTCCAGGGGTCCACTCCTCTCCAGGGCCATATCCCACAGGGCTCTTCTGAGCAGGTCCTTGAAGAGGCCAAAGTCTGTTCTCCTGAAGTTCAGGGTTGTGAACGTGCAGTGCACCCTCCCCGTTGCCCTGAGGATCTTGAAAGCCCCCATCTCCTGGTcactgcagccagggctgaCTTTGATCTTCCCATTCCCAACATGCCCCTCCTTGTTGGTGCGGATGAGCTCCAGTGGAGCATCTCTCCTCATTGGCTTCTCTATTgcttggagaaggaagttatCACTAACGCACTCTAGGAACCTCCTGGATTCCTTATGCCCTGCTGGGTTGTCCCTCCAGCAGATAGGCGCAGCACAGCGTGGTTCAGCTGTGGTACGTGTATCGGTACGGTGCGTTCTGGTCTgacccagcactgcagggcaggGCGAGCACAGCCTGACACCAGTCAGCGCAGCACACAACTGGGTGGTGCAGcgcagcacagagcagtgtgGCACGGCACAGCCCGACACAACCATGGGCTGCCCCCCACATCCTCTGGGactcctctgcagcccccccagggcaCCCCACTGGGGACCCCACTGCCTCTGGGGGTGCCCCGGCCCGTGGGGAgtagcccccagcccctgcggGGTACCCCACAAGGTTATCCACAGAGGGATGGGGATTGACTGGCAATGGGATGGGGAAAAAGACACATCACAGTTGTGCTGATCCCCCCACTCCTCCCCCGTCGCAACACCCCTGCACAGATCAGAGCAGGGCCTTGGGGGCTCCCTGGCTTTTATTGCAtcctggggcagcaggaggggccGCGGTCACTGCGGGCAGTGGAAGAGGTCGACGGCAATGCTCTTGTGGGGGGCAGGCTGGCGCGCCCCCAGCAGCTCGTCCAAGCTGCGGTACTGGTAGTATCTGTCCCCGCGGAAGAGGAAGATGCCATCAGCAGTGCACATGGCGCCGTCCACACCGTCGTGGGGCAGTTGCAGCAGCTCGCCCGCGTGTCGCGGCGTCTGTGTCAGGTCCACGCGCCGCATGCGGTCCCCTGTCGGCACAGCCACTGTCACCCGGTGCTGTGGGGCCCAGACCGGGGACCCCCGGTGCTGCCTTGCACCCACACTTGGCCCCGGCACGGTGCCAGCACACCCACCTGCGATGACGTAGAGCTCTGCGGAGCCAGGGCAGGTGAAGGCAGCATCTGCAACGGGGACACCCAGCtcatcctgcagagccttcgGGTACCCCTCCACCTGGCGGTGGCCCTGGCCAGAGAGGTAGATGGAGACCTGGGAGCCCTGTGGAGAGTGGTGGAGGTGAGGGACAGGCATGTGGATGGTCACAAAtgtctgtggggacagggacagggcacgggacagggatggggcaggcagggacaTCAGGGATGGGGAGGGCCATATGGAGACCCCCGGCTGGGGCCAGCTCAGGACGGGCTGGAGGTGCCGGGTGGGCCTGGGAGAAGTGCAGTGATGGGGGGCACTGTGCCactgcctccccctgccctggtgccagcagcaacATCCCTTCAGCAGCCCCCATTCCAGGCGTGACGTCCTTGAGCAGCCCTGTGCATGGGGAGGGGGTCCCACCTGAATCAGGTACGTGCGTCCATCCCAGGCGAAGGCAGCATCCACGTcgccctgcagccctggccagCTGTGTCCCTGGGGCCAGGCGTGCCACCCGTCCCGCCACGAGTCCAGCCGGAACATCAGCCCGCCTGCAGGATGCGTCAGCCACggccctgccccacagccctgcccctgccccgcagACAATGGCCCACAGCCCCCTTCCCCttgccccacagccccacggTGCAGACAGGACCACAACCCTCTCTCCCACAGCCCACACCTCCCCAATCCCACAGCCCCACGGCACAGCCAAGCCCACAACCCGTGGCCCCATAGAGCATCCAGGGTCACAGCCCTCCACCCCATAGCacggccctgcagccccagcattGCTGCAGGCTCAGCCGACCCATGGCCCCCGTCAGCACCCCTCACCGCGGAAGGCGTAGATGCGGCCGGTGTCATCGGAGATGACGGCCTGGAAAGGCAACCTGCTGCAGCGGTCACCGGCGTCCCCCCAGGAGGCGTTCCCATGACCATGGCCTGTAGGGCAgtggcagcagtggcagcaggaaCAGGGAAAAGGATGGAGATGGGGGGACTCCAGGACAGCCAGCAGGGAGCCTGCTGCAGGGGGGGACCTTGGGGTCCCTTGGCCACCATAGTCCTGGAGCCCAGGTGCCCAGGGTCAGGGccctgcaggagaggaggggTCCCCAGGGTGCACATCGCAAGGGTAGGTCATAAGGGTGCGGGTCCCCAGGACGAGTCCCCAGAGTGCAGGTCATCAGCATGGGACCACGGGATGGTGCCCAGGGCACGGGTTCCCAGGACGTGGGACCCTGGGACGGTCCCAGAAGGGGCCCTCACCTCGTCCTGGGCAGGGTATGAAGTAGTCGCGTAGGTCACGGGGGTACCCGGGGGGCACCTCGCCAGTGACGGGGTCGAAGCGCTGGAATTGGGTCCCCTGCAGACAGTAGTAGCGCTCCAGCCAGCGCAGCGCCGCGTCGCAGGGCCCGAGCCCCGGCCACGTGTGCTGCTTTGTCATCCGTGATGCCAGGTCGAAGGAGAACACCTTGTCCCCTGCGCACAGGAGCGGCACGGCTCGTCcggctcagcacagcccccagcacctgagccacccccagccccccccaccccacagtgCCCCCCCCGGCACCACCTCCCAGCTGGGCCCCGCTCACCCTTGAAGAAGAGGATGGTCTCCCCGCCACACTCCTCGGGATGACACTCCACAGCGGCGTCCAGgcccccggggacccccgggAACTCGTCCCCAATGCGCCGGGGGAAGCCAGGGCGCAGCTGCCCCCCAGCGTAGGCCCAGACCTGCTCGCCCTGCAACGTGCCCCACAGCCTGAGACCCACCGGTCTCAGCCgtgtccccagccagccccacagGGCTGGTCCCAGAGAAGACCCCAGCACCCAAACTGTGGGATGGGACCCCAGGACTGTCCCTGCCAGCACCACCCACCCACGGGCCAACCCCAAGGGATCAGCACAGGGTTAATCCTCCCGGCCCCAGGGAGCAGGACCCCGGGAGGCCCCCCAGCCCAAGCCCCCCAGCCCGGGATGACCAGCCCGCAGCCGTGCCTGGAAGAGGTAGAGGCTCTGGTGCTCCTCAGGGTGCTCGCGGCGATGGATGCGCAGCGCCGCGTCCACGGGgccctccagctccagccaggacGCAGCCAGGGGGTGGCCGTGGGGCAGGGGTCCCCGCGGTGAGGTCTCCCAGACCTCCGTGCCTGTGCAGGGGCACCGCGCttgccccacagcagctggcATGGGTCCTGGCGCTGCCCCCCCACACCACCCCAAAGCCCTGCTCCTAGCCCAGCCTTGGCATGGGAGcacaccccccccccattttcTCCCAGGGCCCCACCTCCACCCCTCATTTATCCACATCCCCTGTATCCTCTGGTCCCCACCGTGATCTGCCCCTACagaccccagctccccccatTTCTCCTGGACACTTCCCCTCCAGAGCTCCCAGTGCCAGACCCactcccccagcacccacacccCTCCTATTCGCCCACCTCCCCAGATTCCATTTCCCCCACAGCCCGTAACCACACTCCTGATGCCAGCCCCATGCCCCCCAGACCACATTTTCCTCccgtgccccagccccacacgcCCCAGCCCCACCTCTGAAGAAGAGCATGGTGCCGTTCTCGGTCAGCGCCGCGGCGTCAAAGCCACCCTTGTCCCCGCAGAGCTGGGACAGgtctgggggtggtggggggaaGGCAGGTGGTTGGCACggacccctgggtgctgcctgctgccccagaGCTCCTGGCGTGCCCCATGGCACTCTGTGCCTGGACCCCACCCCgcacccccccaccccttgCCTGTGTGACCCCACACGCacctctgtgccccccccccaatgcCCCACGGGCTCTCACCAGTGTCGTTGCCGAGGGGCTCGGCCCCGTGGGGGTGCCCTCCTCCAGGCGCATCGGGTTTGCGGTGGgtcctggggacaggcaggtgGGTCCTGGGGACGGGGGCGGCCCCGCACCCCTCCCaagcggccccgcagccccccgccccgcgcaatcccccccggccccacagccctgcccccgcccgccccccgccgccccccacTCACAGGGGTCGGGCGCACCCCAGGGCCAGGGCGGCGGCCAGGCAGAGGGCAGCGGCGGGGACCCCCATGGTGTGcgcggcccccgccgccgccgccgccggccctaTATATAGGGGGCGCTTTGCACAACCTCCCTGCCCCATTGCTCAACACGGACCGCCCCGTCCAACCTtcggccgggggggccggggcaggcGCACCGGGTCGAGGGGGGtcagggggaaggggaggaaaacgGGGGGAAGAAAACCGCAACCCGGGGGGGGGTACAcgggggggggcgcggcgcGGTGGGGACCGGGGCAGCCCCCGctcggggcagggcagggcagggccgggccccCCCGCAGGTGCGTGGCTCTGGCCCCGGGCCAGCCCCTTCCCATCAGCTGCCCCCGTGCTGGGAAGCGCCTGACCCGGCTCTGTTTGCTCTGGCACGGCCCCGCGGGCAGGAGCCGGCAGCCCGACCTGTGCCGGGCAGCCCGGGACACGGCGGGGGATGGGTGGGGGGCACGGACCCCGCAGCTCCCGGGGGACCCCCGGTACTGCCaaccccaccacccccccccagTCCCGGGGTCCCCGGGGCGCACCCATCCCGGCAGAGCTCCCGGTCCCGTCCCGTGGGACGCTGGCCCCGACCCCCGCGGCATGGGGGGGCCGCAGCCGGTGACACGTTCCGGGGGCGACGGTACCCTCAGAATACTTTATTTTGTACATACAGAGCGTGCGAGCGCAGCCGGGCGCGTGGCGgcagcagggggctgcggggggctgcaAGGCCACCCCATGCCCGCCCCACGGCCCCCTCACCCCGTGCACCTCAGGGAGCCCCGCGGGCGCTGCCGTGGGGGGAACGCGGCCACCCCCGCCCCACGCCAGCCATGCCCGTCCTTGCCCCTGCTCTGGGCCCGGCCGCCCTGGCGTGGGGATAAAGTGCACAAGAGGGGCAGCGCGGGCGGTGGGGGCTCCCGCGTGGGGTGAGCACCGTTGCCCCCCGGGTCCCCGCCGCCCCTACTGCAGGTAGCGATAGGCCTTGAAGCAGTGGTTGCCCGAGTCGGCCACCACCACGTGTCCATCCGAGGTGAGCGCCAGCCCCTGCGGCCCGTACAGCGGGTCGGCCGCCGTGTTGATGTAGGAGAGGAAGGAGCCTGAGCTGTCAAAGACCTGCAGGTGGTGGCAGAGCACGCTGTGACCCCGGCCCTGCGCCCTCCCGTGCACCCATCCCTGCCCCTGAGGTCCCACAGACACGGGGACCTGGCCCTGCCCTGGCTGTCCaagccctgcccagcagccccagggtcCCATCCCCACCACGAGGGCCCCCATGGGCACGAGGACCCATCTCTGTCCTGCAGCTTCCCATGGGCATGAGGTCCCTACCCGCACCCCAGTGGTCCCCGTGGGCACACACCCTTCCAAGCCCCTGCATTCGCCAGGGGCACACTCACCATTCATGCCCCAGATGTCCCAGCAGTCCCCATGGATGCACAGAGCTTGTCACCACCCCAGTGACCCCCCCATGCAGGTGCACAccctgtccctgctctgctccccgaTCTACCCTGTGTTAAGTCACTGTTCAGGGCCACAAACCCCGCTCTCTGCTCAGGACCCCCTGCTGGCAatgggctgtggggcagggatggggctgtcCCAGCCCCCCGCAGGCAGGACCCCGCGCTGGGGCCGCGCTCCCACCT carries:
- the HPX gene encoding hemopexin, which codes for MGVPAAALCLAAALALGCARPLTHRKPDAPGGGHPHGAEPLGNDTDLSQLCGDKGGFDAAALTENGTMLFFRGTEVWETSPRGPLPHGHPLAASWLELEGPVDAALRIHRREHPEEHQSLYLFQGEQVWAYAGGQLRPGFPRRIGDEFPGVPGGLDAAVECHPEECGGETILFFKGDKVFSFDLASRMTKQHTWPGLGPCDAALRWLERYYCLQGTQFQRFDPVTGEVPPGYPRDLRDYFIPCPGRGHGHGNASWGDAGDRCSRLPFQAVISDDTGRIYAFRGGLMFRLDSWRDGWHAWPQGHSWPGLQGDVDAAFAWDGRTYLIQGSQVSIYLSGQGHRQVEGYPKALQDELGVPVADAAFTCPGSAELYVIAGDRMRRVDLTQTPRHAGELLQLPHDGVDGAMCTADGIFLFRGDRYYQYRSLDELLGARQPAPHKSIAVDLFHCPQ